The Brachyspira hyodysenteriae ATCC 27164 genome includes a window with the following:
- the rplT gene encoding 50S ribosomal protein L20 — protein MRAVSGVVRKKKVKKILNMAKGYYGSHSKQMKQAKEAVIRGLKYAYRDRRQKKRMMRRLWTLRINAACRPLGISYSKFINGLKKANVIIDRKALSNLAIDDYKAFEAVVEVAKKALA, from the coding sequence ATGAGAGCAGTTAGCGGTGTAGTAAGAAAGAAAAAAGTTAAAAAAATATTAAATATGGCTAAAGGTTACTATGGTTCTCATAGTAAGCAAATGAAACAAGCTAAAGAAGCTGTAATAAGAGGCTTAAAATACGCTTATCGTGATAGAAGACAGAAAAAAAGAATGATGAGACGTTTATGGACTTTAAGAATCAATGCAGCTTGCAGACCTTTAGGTATATCCTACAGCAAGTTCATTAACGGACTTAAAAAAGCTAATGTTATTATTGACAGAAAAGCTTTATCTAATTTAGCTATTGATGATTATAAAGCATTTGAAGCTGTAGTTGAAGTAGCTAAAAAAGCACTTGCTTAA
- the infC gene encoding translation initiation factor IF-3 yields the protein MATVKKEGERINQFITAPEVRVVHDERGSLGVMSIKDALALAKSEGSDLVEIAPTAEPPVCKIINYGKYKFDIQKKSKEAKKKQKSVQLKEIKMRPQISIHDYNFKMKHIREFLDEGNKVKITIMFRGREMAHTEFGYDLINKIIQDLENEAATEKPAKLEGKNLSAVLNPVKVKKTDSEGSANKKESSETNEG from the coding sequence ATGGCAACAGTAAAAAAAGAAGGAGAGAGAATTAATCAATTTATTACTGCACCAGAAGTTAGAGTTGTGCATGATGAGAGAGGGAGTCTTGGTGTAATGAGTATTAAAGATGCTCTTGCATTGGCAAAAAGTGAAGGTTCAGATTTAGTGGAGATAGCTCCTACAGCAGAACCTCCTGTTTGTAAGATTATCAATTATGGTAAGTATAAATTTGATATTCAGAAGAAGAGTAAAGAAGCTAAGAAAAAGCAAAAGTCAGTTCAGCTTAAAGAAATCAAGATGCGTCCTCAGATAAGCATACATGATTACAACTTTAAAATGAAGCATATTCGTGAATTCTTAGATGAAGGCAATAAGGTTAAGATTACTATAATGTTTAGGGGTAGGGAAATGGCTCATACTGAATTCGGCTATGACCTTATCAATAAGATTATACAAGATTTAGAGAATGAAGCTGCTACAGAAAAGCCTGCTAAATTAGAAGGTAAGAATTTATCTGCAGTACTTAACCCAGTAAAAGTTAAGAAAACGGATTCTGAAGGTTCTGCTAATAAAAAGGAATCTTCTGAAACTAATGAAGGATAA
- a CDS encoding DUF6338 family protein, with protein MDFSSLITVIIFILPGFIIITVKNLYSYVKKINTFSKILQSLIATICIWYIIIILSNYNSNLNNIFNILLKLEKTNFLEYKFQIFTFFIIVYLVSFILGLVIGYLLHRLKFIEKLYNKIYYKIFSKKPTKHIFEHIFYEASLDKNKNIYVFIKTISGEYIFGFVKEASDNIDDRSICIYDVHQIRNKQLIETLYKENNFIYIKENSIEYIYILNDISDLEKICNYLINK; from the coding sequence ATGGATTTTTCATCTTTAATAACTGTTATAATATTTATTTTACCTGGATTTATTATTATAACTGTTAAAAATTTATACAGTTATGTAAAAAAAATAAATACTTTTTCAAAAATACTTCAATCATTAATTGCTACAATTTGTATATGGTATATTATTATAATATTATCTAATTATAATAGCAATTTAAACAATATTTTTAATATATTATTAAAATTAGAAAAAACTAACTTTTTAGAATATAAGTTCCAAATTTTTACTTTTTTTATTATAGTTTATTTAGTATCTTTTATATTAGGATTAGTAATAGGATATTTGCTTCATAGATTAAAATTTATAGAAAAATTATATAATAAAATATATTATAAAATCTTTTCAAAAAAACCTACTAAACATATTTTTGAACATATATTTTATGAAGCTAGTTTAGATAAAAATAAGAATATATATGTATTCATAAAAACTATAAGCGGAGAATATATTTTTGGATTTGTAAAAGAAGCAAGTGATAATATAGATGATAGAAGTATATGTATATATGATGTGCATCAAATTAGAAATAAACAATTAATAGAAACACTATACAAAGAAAATAATTTTATTTATATAAAAGAAAATTCAATAGAATATATTTATATATTAAATGATATTTCAGATTTAGAAAAAATATGCAATTATTTAATTAACAAATAA
- the rpmI gene encoding 50S ribosomal protein L35, translating to MKQKLKTKSGAKKRFRFSKTGKVKFAHAFGSHKFLSKRPDTKRKYRKARIADDTNMLEMPRLMPYGR from the coding sequence ATGAAACAAAAATTAAAAACAAAAAGCGGTGCAAAAAAACGTTTTAGATTTTCTAAGACTGGTAAAGTAAAATTTGCTCATGCATTTGGTAGCCACAAATTCTTAAGCAAAAGACCTGACACTAAAAGAAAGTATCGTAAAGCTAGAATAGCAGATGATACTAATATGTTAGAAATGCCAAGATTAATGCCTTACGGCAGATAA
- a CDS encoding methyl-accepting chemotaxis protein yields the protein MNDDNKLIAHKDPLRIGKEGSEEMSKKNRGDVSRGSIRYKSLTTGTKTVAAFNNLSEVPFTSAISVNESEFNSPIKTITLISIITTIIILIITSVIIVYYITTRITNVLKELSHSIVDFSLGNLSSEMPSWIFSKKYSNNEIGKMSNDFYNMQKKLIDILKSINNISAAISDKSSSIYKENEYLLKRVEEEAANLEETASSMEEFASGIKNSTQRSSDVSNIMEEVQVSLEYAAGIVNETASNIEIVNESSAKIKNITKMIENISFQTNILALNAAVEAARAGEQGKGFAVVASEVRNLAQNAQTSVKEITDLIDDSVEKINKATDSVRESREIFSQLEEKIRNTVKLILDITSTMQEQSIGVEQVNKAIYNMDINTQKNASLANETSNLSSELLNKSEELNEQISFFKF from the coding sequence ATGAATGATGATAATAAATTAATAGCTCATAAGGATCCTTTAAGAATTGGAAAAGAAGGTTCAGAAGAGATGAGCAAAAAAAACAGAGGAGATGTCAGTAGAGGAAGCATTAGATATAAAAGCTTAACAACAGGAACAAAAACTGTAGCAGCATTCAATAACCTATCTGAAGTGCCTTTTACATCAGCAATAAGCGTAAACGAATCTGAATTTAATTCTCCTATAAAAACTATAACACTTATATCAATAATCACTACAATTATAATATTAATTATAACATCTGTGATAATAGTATATTACATTACCACTAGGATAACTAATGTATTGAAAGAGTTATCCCATTCTATTGTAGATTTTAGTTTAGGTAATTTATCATCAGAAATGCCTTCTTGGATATTTTCAAAGAAATACAGTAATAATGAAATAGGAAAGATGTCTAATGATTTTTATAATATGCAGAAAAAACTTATAGATATTTTAAAAAGTATAAATAATATATCAGCTGCAATATCTGATAAATCTTCATCTATTTATAAAGAAAATGAATATCTATTAAAAAGAGTTGAAGAAGAAGCAGCAAATCTGGAAGAGACTGCATCATCTATGGAAGAGTTCGCATCAGGAATCAAAAATTCAACTCAAAGATCATCAGATGTATCAAATATAATGGAAGAAGTACAGGTATCTTTAGAATATGCCGCAGGTATTGTTAATGAAACTGCATCAAACATAGAAATAGTTAATGAGTCAAGCGCTAAAATAAAAAATATTACAAAGATGATAGAAAATATATCTTTTCAAACAAATATACTTGCATTAAATGCTGCTGTTGAAGCCGCTCGTGCAGGAGAACAGGGAAAAGGTTTTGCAGTTGTTGCTTCCGAAGTAAGAAATTTAGCACAGAATGCTCAAACATCTGTTAAAGAAATAACTGACTTAATAGATGATTCTGTAGAAAAAATAAATAAAGCTACAGATTCTGTAAGAGAATCAAGAGAAATATTTTCTCAATTAGAAGAAAAAATAAGAAATACAGTAAAACTTATATTAGATATCACTTCAACTATGCAGGAGCAAAGTATAGGAGTTGAGCAAGTTAATAAAGCAATTTACAATATGGATATTAACACTCAAAAAAATGCTTCATTAGCAAATGAAACTTCAAATTTATCTAGTGAATTACTTAATAAATCTGAAGAATTAAATGAACAAATTAGCTTCTTTAAATTTTAA
- a CDS encoding class II fructose-bisphosphate aldolase has protein sequence MVKFSDLGLVNSRELFKKAIGGGYAIPAFNFNNMEQLQAIVQACVETKSPVIIQVSSGARKYANQTLLRYMAQGAVEYAKELGVNVPIVLHLDHGDSLELCKSCIEYGFSSVMIDGSHYDYDKNVELTRSVVEYAHKYDVTVEGELGVLAGVEDDVVAEHHTYTQPEEVEDFVKKTGVDSLAISIGTSHGAYKFKPGQNPQIRLDILKEIEKKIPGFPIVLHGSSSVPQEYVKMINENGGKLDDAIGIPEEQLREASKSAVCKINIDSDSRLAMTAAIRKVFHDDPKEFDPRKYLGPARDEMKKLYMHKIINVLGSNGKI, from the coding sequence ATGGTTAAATTCTCAGACTTAGGTCTTGTTAATAGTAGAGAACTTTTTAAAAAAGCTATAGGCGGAGGTTATGCTATACCTGCATTTAACTTCAATAATATGGAACAACTTCAAGCTATAGTACAAGCATGTGTAGAAACTAAAAGCCCTGTTATAATTCAGGTTTCTTCAGGCGCTAGAAAATATGCTAATCAAACATTATTAAGATATATGGCTCAAGGTGCTGTTGAATATGCTAAAGAATTAGGTGTTAATGTACCTATAGTTTTACACTTGGATCATGGCGACAGTTTAGAACTTTGCAAAAGCTGTATTGAATATGGTTTTTCTTCTGTTATGATAGATGGAAGCCATTATGATTATGATAAAAACGTTGAATTAACTAGAAGCGTTGTTGAATATGCTCATAAATATGATGTTACTGTTGAAGGTGAATTAGGAGTACTTGCTGGTGTTGAAGATGATGTTGTAGCTGAACATCATACTTATACTCAGCCTGAAGAAGTAGAAGATTTCGTTAAAAAAACAGGAGTTGACTCTCTTGCTATTTCTATAGGTACTAGCCATGGTGCTTATAAATTCAAACCTGGTCAAAATCCTCAAATAAGATTAGACATTCTTAAAGAAATCGAGAAAAAAATTCCCGGATTCCCTATCGTACTTCACGGTTCTTCAAGCGTACCTCAAGAGTATGTTAAAATGATCAATGAAAACGGCGGTAAATTAGATGATGCTATAGGTATTCCAGAAGAGCAATTAAGAGAAGCTTCTAAGAGTGCAGTTTGTAAAATCAACATCGACAGCGACTCAAGACTTGCTATGACTGCTGCTATTAGAAAAGTATTCCATGATGATCCTAAAGAATTCGATCCTAGAAAATATTTAGGACCTGCTCGTGATGAAATGAAAAAACTTTATATGCATAAAATAATTAATGTATTAGGTTCAAACGGCAAAATATAA
- a CDS encoding SAM hydrolase/SAM-dependent halogenase family protein: MKKYILILLFSIIVSCAKPIEKSPLALQTDFGRKDNAVASMYGVALTVDKDLKVYDLTHEIPAFNIWEAALRLDQTARYWPEGTVFVNVVDPGVGTDRKSVVMKTTNNYYFVTPDNGALTFVAESLGIEEVREIDEAVNRLTNSQESYTFHGRDVYVYTGARLASKQITFEQVGKSLGTNITKIEYQKAKFENGKFSANIPILDVQYGNVWSSLPRQLMLDNGVQVGDILNVSIYNQGNLVWNGDVKLVNTFGDVPEGDNMAYFNSELNFSVAVNIGNFSDKYKVYSGPEWSMEIIKK, encoded by the coding sequence ATGAAAAAATATATATTAATATTATTATTCTCTATAATAGTATCATGTGCAAAACCAATAGAAAAGTCGCCTCTTGCTCTTCAAACTGATTTCGGAAGAAAAGATAATGCAGTTGCTAGTATGTACGGAGTTGCTTTAACAGTAGATAAAGATTTAAAAGTTTATGACCTTACTCATGAGATACCTGCTTTTAATATTTGGGAGGCTGCTTTAAGACTCGATCAAACTGCTAGATATTGGCCTGAAGGTACTGTATTTGTAAATGTTGTAGATCCGGGAGTTGGTACTGATAGAAAATCTGTTGTTATGAAAACTACTAACAATTACTATTTTGTAACTCCTGATAATGGAGCTTTGACTTTTGTAGCTGAAAGTTTAGGCATAGAAGAAGTAAGAGAAATTGATGAAGCTGTAAACAGATTAACTAACTCTCAGGAATCATATACTTTTCATGGAAGAGATGTTTATGTATATACCGGTGCAAGATTAGCTTCAAAGCAAATAACTTTTGAACAGGTTGGAAAATCTTTAGGTACTAATATTACTAAAATAGAATATCAAAAAGCAAAATTTGAAAACGGAAAATTCTCTGCTAATATTCCAATACTTGATGTACAGTATGGAAATGTATGGTCATCACTTCCTCGTCAATTAATGCTAGATAATGGTGTACAGGTTGGAGATATTTTGAATGTTTCTATATACAATCAAGGAAATTTAGTATGGAATGGAGATGTCAAACTTGTTAATACTTTCGGAGATGTACCTGAAGGCGATAATATGGCTTATTTCAATTCAGAGCTTAATTTCTCTGTTGCTGTAAATATTGGTAATTTCTCTGATAAGTACAAAGTTTACAGCGGTCCTGAATGGAGTATGGAAATAATAAAAAAGTAA
- the thrS gene encoding threonine--tRNA ligase, whose protein sequence is MSKINYLGQSYDLSNGESLLDFLKQNAKKDSKDAVAAKFNGTQVDLTYTPETDGDLELILTTSDDGLEILRHSTSHLMAQAVRRLYPNTQVTIGPAIKDGFYYDFDAEKPFTEEDLPKIEDEMKKIIKENIPVVRKVMNKNEAIEYFKKANEPYKVEIIEGIDADTVSFYEQGDFIDLCRGPHVPSTGYLKAYKLMSVAGSYWRGDSNNKMLSRIYGTAFESKESLDKYLKKLKEAKERDHRKLGKELNLFSFHDEGPGFPFWHPRGMIIYKAVESYIRNENDKRGYVEIKTPAILNEELWHRSGHWDNYKENMYFTEIDETKYAVKPMNCPGGLIVYNSNIHSYRDLPLRVAELGFVHRHELSGALHGLFRVRAFTQDDAHIFCTEEQLGDEIINTIEYYLSVYKDFGFENFEIFVSTRPAKSIGSDEIWELATKSLINALDKLKISYKINEGDGAFYGPKIDFNIKDVLDRNWQCGTLQVDFSLPMRFEISYEGKDGKKHTPVMLHRAILGSMERFIGILVEHYNGKFPLWLSPLQVAVVNVLNEKPQIDRTNEVAKALKDAGFRVEVDESNDNLGTKIKKYRLQRTPYTVIIGAEEVSSGKLSIRTRSSQEIKDMDLNEFIEKLKKESKERMNDSIFTTK, encoded by the coding sequence ATGTCAAAAATTAATTATTTAGGACAGTCTTATGATTTGTCCAACGGAGAGTCTTTATTAGACTTCCTTAAACAAAATGCTAAAAAAGATTCCAAAGATGCAGTAGCAGCTAAATTTAATGGAACACAAGTTGACCTTACATATACGCCTGAAACAGACGGCGATTTAGAATTGATACTAACCACCTCAGATGACGGACTTGAAATATTAAGACACTCTACAAGCCACTTAATGGCTCAGGCTGTTAGAAGACTTTATCCTAATACTCAAGTTACTATAGGACCTGCTATCAAAGACGGTTTTTACTATGACTTTGATGCTGAAAAGCCTTTCACTGAAGAAGATTTACCAAAAATCGAAGATGAAATGAAAAAAATCATCAAAGAAAATATCCCTGTAGTAAGAAAAGTAATGAATAAAAATGAGGCTATAGAATATTTCAAGAAAGCTAATGAACCTTATAAAGTTGAAATTATAGAAGGTATAGATGCTGATACAGTATCTTTCTATGAGCAAGGTGATTTTATAGACCTTTGCAGAGGACCTCATGTTCCTTCAACAGGTTATTTAAAAGCATATAAGCTTATGTCTGTTGCAGGAAGCTATTGGAGAGGGGATTCTAATAATAAAATGCTTTCCCGTATATATGGTACAGCTTTTGAAAGTAAAGAATCATTAGATAAATATCTTAAAAAACTCAAAGAAGCTAAGGAAAGAGATCACAGAAAATTAGGTAAGGAGTTGAATTTATTCAGTTTCCATGATGAAGGTCCTGGTTTTCCTTTCTGGCATCCTAGAGGAATGATTATTTATAAAGCAGTTGAATCATATATAAGAAATGAAAATGATAAACGCGGATATGTTGAAATAAAAACTCCTGCTATACTTAATGAAGAATTATGGCATAGAAGCGGACACTGGGATAACTATAAAGAAAACATGTATTTTACAGAAATTGATGAAACTAAATATGCTGTAAAACCAATGAACTGCCCAGGAGGCTTGATTGTTTATAATTCTAATATACATAGTTATAGAGATTTGCCTTTAAGAGTTGCTGAATTAGGTTTCGTTCATAGACATGAGCTTTCAGGAGCTTTGCATGGACTTTTCAGAGTAAGAGCTTTCACTCAAGATGATGCTCATATATTCTGTACTGAAGAACAGTTAGGCGACGAGATTATTAATACTATTGAATACTATTTATCTGTATATAAAGACTTTGGTTTTGAGAACTTTGAAATATTTGTTTCTACTAGACCAGCAAAATCTATCGGAAGCGATGAGATTTGGGAGCTTGCTACTAAATCATTAATCAATGCTTTAGACAAATTAAAGATAAGCTATAAAATTAATGAAGGTGACGGAGCTTTCTATGGTCCTAAGATAGACTTTAATATTAAAGATGTTCTTGACAGAAACTGGCAATGCGGTACTTTACAAGTTGACTTCTCACTTCCTATGAGATTTGAGATTAGCTATGAAGGTAAAGACGGTAAAAAACATACTCCTGTAATGCTTCACAGAGCTATACTTGGTTCTATGGAACGTTTTATAGGTATATTAGTTGAACACTATAATGGTAAATTCCCATTATGGTTATCACCTTTACAAGTAGCTGTAGTTAATGTACTTAATGAAAAGCCTCAAATTGATAGAACTAATGAAGTAGCTAAGGCGTTGAAAGATGCAGGATTCAGAGTAGAAGTTGATGAGTCTAATGATAATTTAGGTACTAAGATTAAAAAATATCGCTTGCAAAGAACTCCATATACAGTTATAATAGGAGCAGAAGAAGTTTCTAGCGGAAAATTATCTATTAGAACACGTTCTTCACAAGAAATTAAAGATATGGATTTAAATGAGTTCATAGAAAAACTCAAAAAAGAATCTAAGGAGAGAATGAATGATTCTATATTTACTACTAAATGA